The Lycium barbarum isolate Lr01 chromosome 9, ASM1917538v2, whole genome shotgun sequence genome has a segment encoding these proteins:
- the LOC132611712 gene encoding nuclear transcription factor Y subunit B-5-like gives MPRFQKKQKKQCKCVSEFISFVTREASDKCHKEKRKTLNGDDICWPMGSLGFDDYVVPLKRYLHRFRELEGEKAKQNKAAAGNNIEEKERDEPQRNSIVFLPGRFFGP, from the coding sequence ATGCCAAGATTTCAAAAGAAGCAAAAGAAACAATGCAAATGTGTATCTGAGTTCATTAGCTTTGTTACCAGAGAGGCATCGGATAAGTGTCACAAGGAGAAGCGCAAGACATTGAATGGAGATGATATTTGTTGGCCTATGGGAAGTTTAGGATTTGATGATTATGTTGTGCCTTTGAAGAGGTATTTGCATAGGTTTAGAGAATTAGAAGGAGAAAAAGCTAAACAAAATAAGGCTGCTGCAGGCAACAACATTGAAGAAAAGGAGAGAGATGAACCACAAAGGAATTCCATAGTTTTTCTCCCTGGAAGATTTTTTGGTCCTTAA
- the LOC132610432 gene encoding nuclear transcription factor Y subunit B-5-like translates to MVDNINNKLGSINSTEEGGIKEQDRLLPIANVGRLMKQILPQNAKISKEGKETMQECVCQFISFVTGEASDRCHKEKRKTLNGNDICWAMGSFGFDDYVVPLKIYLHRFRELEAEKANQKKATVGKNIEESQNNEHRNFQGSFYGP, encoded by the coding sequence ATGGTTGATAACATCAACAATAAATTAGGGTCAATTAACTCAACTGAGGAAGGAGGGATTAAGGAGCAAGATAGGTTATTGCCAATAGCTAATGTGGGGAGACTTATGAAGCAAATTCTTCCTCAAAACGCCAAGATTTCCAAAGAGGGAAAAGAAACAATGCAAGAATGTGTATGTCAGTTCATTAGCTTTGTTACTGGAGAAGCATCGGATAGATGTCACAAGGAGAAGCGCAAGACATTGAATGGAAATGATATTTGTTGGGCTATGGGAAGTTTTGGATTTGATGATTATGTTGTGCCTTTAAAGATATATTTGCATAGGTTTAGAGAATTAGAAGCAGAAAAAGCTAATCAAAAGAAGGCTACTGTTGGCAAGAACATTGAAGAAAGTCAGAACAATGAACATCGAAATTTCCAGGGAAGTTTTTATGGTCCTTAA